In the genome of Podospora pseudocomata strain CBS 415.72m chromosome 2 map unlocalized CBS415.72m_2.2, whole genome shotgun sequence, one region contains:
- a CDS encoding uncharacterized protein (COG:K; EggNog:ENOG503NZ4U), producing MAPNTTSSRNQLASGADRAQIASSNATANAFLGARAQPSWLNPPSAASRALPANPNPPPSAASIKPAPQAKRGRPRKYPPVSLPTAPQPRPEPHFQPQPPPQSGSPQIQTTEVQPAQTILPSPAPSDEPSPALSNALDSPNPLPASLSDAPTPVSNMTPASAATNVPMTHARFELNPAANQNSWTPQPDESWPPEIRSFFQAPSAHAPSPQTSNNQLCSVSAESGNAVGAAIDQDGGCQSTNAAAAPTPQERRRTDTVPLKCQAFEAQIHRHVNAHGGMTAMNARLDRPRIQLLVDACKRNDYFFLALHQLYAIWSINRQDAHRILKKDDVADIIMIDLGFTTVAEILKRNDQLTPTNLRFFVSFPVSVDQLREHPVPRATMKSWVGNFLRSMVTEHVSLTQETCMRRYPYVLDELQGRLLCYSPIMREILFTANRRRLGIPDGVHAQALDNAFKEDQERRMHLACGACVAVGDSPETIIRINQALIARYQELVKRSDAEKLRLNQHPPVRLGVPSPPVVPSQQFPPPQPTSFHSPAPSPVMQYSASPQYQATQLHQAQLAQQMVSQYRQQQTRELQAAQLPQSPLQQIQHIQQQRMPLPQQIQYQQQQFQQRPQIQQQQIQQQFQQQLFEQQQVLQRGIAHQTQQHQQLHELQPDQQQRHLERPYVAPINTQIAQVASPQLGRASLAPTTTPTGFGVPRPVLDRQQPAAAAVQITSQSTPQRAASTPRQPDLLIPAKDVTIPRPEWPYEPTDRRSLAASLHQSGCRSPKRVPKDGTPERLFQAMDRFAIPPSLVRPQGSVYEFSFDVTAEQFDLAVRTARPTSAILVPFSTHFDGALRWRLRCCKLGPSRTIPAEHEWITKEMSWPRNIFMRFNDKTLEARRQPHNGKDLATELTDHVVCGSNKLSIVVPVSGEKSGEHSYVIAVEVIETVGERTAVRRAWDNGLLPEEHTLQIIKKRLTPVSDDDGLIIEAPDLPIDMADPFTAKMFAVPARGASCTHLECFDLLTWLETRPSKPTTKCFHSITPGCGCPSSIQSEPSNPDKWRCPICLQDARPNSLRIDGFLCGVREQLAQQNKLQTKSIHVKADGTWTAVVESDDDDLSETDTPAAVPSGSSTRKRKASSTPTTARRPEVRREVEVIEID from the exons ATGGCGCCCAATACAACTTCCAGTCGAAACCAGCTGGCTTCGGGCGCCGACCGTGCGCAGATTGCATCTTCAAACGCGACCGCAAACGCTTTTCTCGGTGCTCGAGCACAACCCTCGTGGTTGAATCCGCCATCGGCAGCATCGAGGGCTCTTCCAGCAAACCCGAACCCGCCTCCGTCCGCAGCATCAATAAAACCAGCGCCCCAAGCAAAACGGGGCCGGCCGAGGAAGTATCCTCCAGTCTCGCTGCCGACtgctccccaaccccgaccAGAACCCCATTTTcaaccacagccaccaccgcaaTCAGGATCACCGCAAATACAGACAACCGAAGTCCA ACCCGCTCAGACAATCCTCCCATCGCCGGCTCCTAGTGACGAGCCAAGCCCTGCCCTGTCAAATGCCTTGGACAGCCCGAATCCGCTTCCCGCCTCACTGTCTGATGCGCCGACTCCGGTATCAAACATGACACCGGCGTCGGCGGCAACCAATGTTCCCATGACCCATGCCCGTTTCGAGCTCAACCCAGCAGCGAATCAAAATAGTTGGACTCCTCAACCAGATGAATCATGGCCACCAGAAATCCGGTCTTTTTTCCAGGCCCCGTCGGCTCACGCCCCGTCCCCCCAGACAAGCAACAATCAGCTGTGCTCCGTGAGCGCTGAGTCGGGCAATGCCGTGGGCGCGGCGATAGACCAAGATGGTGGCTGTCAATCAACGAACGCGGCTGCGGCTCCTACTCCGCAAGAACGGCGTCGGACCGA CACCGTACCGCTCAAATGCCAGGCCTTCGAGGCACAGATTCACCGACACGTCAATGCTCATGGAGGAATGACTGCGATGAACGCTCGGCTGGATAGACCGCGTATTCAACTTTTGGTGGATGCATGCAAAAGGAACGACTACTTCTTCCTGGCCCTTCACCAGCTCTACGCCATCTGGTCGATCAATCGTCAGGATGCCCATCGTATCCTTAAGAAGGATGATGTGGCCGATATAATCATGATAGATCTTGGGTTTACCACCGTGGCAGAGATTCTCAAGAGGAACGATCAACTGACCCCGACAAACCTGAGGTTCTTTGTCTCGTTTCCTGTCTCAGTTGACCAGCTGCGGGAACATCCAGTTCCTAGGGCGACAATGAAATCGTGGGTGGGCAATTTCCTACGGAGCATGGTAACTGAACATGTTTCCCTGACGCAGGAAACCTGCATGCGCCGGTATCCGTACGTGCTGGATGAACTCCAAGGTCGACTGCTGTGCTATTCTCCCATCATGCGAGAAATCCTATTCACTGCCAATCGTCGAAGACTCGGTATCCCCGATGGTGTCCACGCCCAGGCTTTGGACAATGCATTCAAAGAGGACCAAGAACGTCGAATGCATCTGGCTTGTGGCGCATGCGTGGCCGTTGGGGATTCTCCTGAGACCATCATCAGAATCAACCAAGCCCTCATTGCCCGATACCAGGAGTTGGTCAAGAGGTCCGACGCCGAGAAGCTACGCCTGAATCAACACCCACCAGTCCGGCTCGGAgtaccatcaccacccgtGGTTCCCTCCCAGCaattccctcctccacagcctaCATCGTTTCATAGTCCCGCCCCCTCGCCTGTTATGCAGTATTCTGCCTCTCCCCAGTACCAGGCGACACAGCTGCATCAGGCACAGCTGGCACAACAGATGGTAAGCCAATATCGACAACAGCAGACGCGGGAACTGCAAGCTGCTCAGTTGCCACAATCACCATTGCAACAGATTCAACacatccaacaacaacgcatGCCGCTGCCGCAGCAGATTCAataccagcaacagcaattTCAGCAACGGCCACagatccagcagcagcagatccAGCAG CAGTTTCAACAGCAGCTgtttgagcagcagcaggtttTACAACGAGGTATAGCGCACCAAacccagcaacatcaacagcttcACGAACTTCAACCAGATCAACAACAGCGACACCTCGAAAGGCCCTATGTTGCACCGATCAATACACAAATTGCGCAAGTCGCCTCGCCCCAATTGGGGCGAGCATCATTGGCGCCTACCACGACACCTACCGGTTTCGGTGTGCCGCGACCCGTGTTGGATCGACAGCAACCCGCTGCAGCGGCAGTGCAAATAACATCGCAGAGCACCCCTCAGCGCGCAGCGTCGACCCCTAGGCAGCCGGATTTGCTTATTCCTGCCAAGGACGTGACTATTCCACGCCCAGAATGGCCCTATGAACCCACAGATAGGAGATCTCTTGCGGCTTCTTTGCACCAGTCGGGCTGCCGAAGTCCAAAACGTGTCCCCAAGGATGGAACACCGGAGCGTCTTTTCCAAGCCATGGACAGGTTTGCAATACCGCCAAGCCTTGTACGTCCGCAAGGCTCGGTATACGAGTTTTCATTTGATGTGACAGCGGAACAGTTTGACCTCGCGGTTAGAACAGCAAGGCCAACTTCGGCGATTTTGGTCCCATTCAGTACCCATTTTGACGGCGCTCTGCGATGGAGACTCCGTTGCTGCAAGCTTGGCCCCTCGAGAACAATACCGGCAGAGCATGAGTGGATCACAAAGGAGATGAGCTGGCCGCGCAACATTTTTATGAGGTTTAACGACAAGACTCTTGAAGCTCGCCGGCAACCTCACAACGGCAAAGACTTGGCGACCGAGTTGACTGATCACGTCGTTTGCGGCTCCAATAAACTGTCGATTGTGGTTCCTGTCTCCGGAGAAAAAAGTGGCGAGCACAGCTACGTCATCGCCGTCGAGGTGATTGAGACGGTTGGCGAAAGGACCGCTGTCCGTCGCGCTTGGGATAACGGCCTGCTACCAGAGGAACACACACTGCAGATCATCAAGAAGCGGTTAACCCCAGTCTCCGACGACGATGGGTTGATCATTGAGGCTCCAGATCTGCCAATCGACATGGCTGACCCTTTCACGGCCAAGATGTTCGCAGTTCCCGCAAGGGGTGCCTCGTGCACGCATCTGGAGTGTTTTGACTTGCTGACTTGGCTCGAGACTCGCCCTTCTAAGCCGACAACCAAGTGCTTTCACAGCATTACGCCGGGCTGTGGCTGCCCCAGTTCTATCCAATCCGAGCCAAGTAACCCTGACAAATGGCGCTGTCCCATCTGTCTTCAAGATGCGAGACCCAACAGCCTACGCATTGACGGGTTTCTTTGCGGTGTCCGTGAACAGTTGGCTCAGCAGAACAAACTACAGACCAAGTCGATCCACGTCAAAGCGGATGGGACGTGGACCGCCGTCGTGGAGagtgacgacgacgacctcaGTGAGACGGACACTCCTGCGGCCGTCCCTTCCGGCTCCTCTACCCGCAAGAGAAAAGCATCATCTACACCCACAACGGCACGTCGGCCAGAAGTGCGACGCGAAGTGGAAGTGATCGAGATTGACTGA
- the utp15 gene encoding U3 small nucleolar RNA-associated protein 15 (BUSCO:EOG09261MMR; COG:S; EggNog:ENOG503NXEF), which produces MAAEVQPLPLVKLPSGPSPVTPEQRYWRSFKNQKLHTSTATWPISHISFPAQTGAVLSNSMVVATKINDLFAVTSGPRVDIFSIRKRELLKTIGRFDSEAHSGEIRADGRALVAGEDSGKMQVFDVGGGTRAVILKTWHIHKQPVWVTKWSPTELTTLMSCSDDKTVRLWDLPSNNPSHTFTGHSDYVRSGAFIPGGNSNMLVTGSYDETVRVWDARTPGGSVFTFKHKDPIEEVLPLPGGTTLLAASGNAISVLDLVAAKPLRLITNHQKTVTSLSLASNGKRVVSGSLDGHVKVFETSNWNVVFGCKYSSPILSLSVIAAGAAQEDRHLAVGMQSGVLAIRTKLSGAAAEKARERAAIEAAIGTSALDKIDARNAKRKRAAVSNKNMDMLGENVDVVIPTSDTGSRKKKLKPWQRNYKDGFYAACLDEVIDMSGPEYQPLTALTVLIALRHRSALREALEGRDEVSIIPLLKWVSKYIVDPRYLSICVDVSFHLYDLYSEHVAGSSELAVLFHALLGKVSRAASKAQTAMEVAGMLETLTLGNN; this is translated from the coding sequence ATGGCAGCAGAAGTTCAACCGTTACCGCTGGTTAAGCTGCCTTCGGGCCCCAGCCCCGTCACACCCGAACAGCGATATTGGAGATCCTTCAAGAACCAGAAATTACATACCTCGACGGCAACATGGCCCATCTCGCACATCAGTTTCCCCGCCCAGACAGGCGCCGTCCTGTCCAATTCCATGGTTGTTGCCACAAAGATCAATGACCTCTTTGCAGTAACCTCAGGTCCCCGTGTGGACATCTTCTCGATACGAAAGCGCGAGCTCCTCAAGACGATTGGTCGCTTCGACAGCGAGGCCCATTCCGGCGAGATTAGGGCTGACGGCAGAGCGCTGGTCGCCGGTGAGGATTCGGGAAAGATGCAGGTTTTTGATGTCGGCGGCGGTACAAGGGCTGTTATTCTCAAGACATGGCACATCCACAAGCAGCCGGTGTGGGTTACAAAGTGGTCACCCACCgagctcaccaccctcatgAGTTGCAGTGACGACAAGACGGTCCGGCTGTGGGATCTGCCATCAAACAACCCCAGCCATACCTTTACCGGTCACTCAGATTACGTCCGCAGTGGCGCTTTCATCCCCggcggcaacagcaacatgcTGGTCACCGGTTCCTACGATGAGACGGTCCGGGTGTGGGATGCCAGGACACCGGGCGGTTCAGTCTTCACCTTTAAGCACAAGGACCCAATCGAAGAAGTCCTGCCCCTTCCCGGgggcaccaccctcctcgctgCCTCCGGAAACGCCATCTCGGTCCTTGACCTGGTCGCCGCGAAACCACTGCGTCTTATCACGAACCACCAAAAGACTGTCACAAGTCTCTCGTTGGCGTCCAATGGCAAGCGTGTTGTCAGCGGCAGTCTGGATGGCCATGTCAAGGTCTTTGAGACTTCCAACTGGAACGTCGTGTTTGGGTGCAAATACTCCAGCCCtatcctctccctctcggTCATCGCCGCCGGCGCAGCCCAAGAAGATCGCCACCTCGCCGTAGGCATGCAATCCGGCGTGTTGGCCATCCGCACCAAGCTGTCAGGAGCAGCCGCCGAGAAGGCCCGCGAGCGCGCCGCTATCGAAGCTGCCATTGGCACCTCAGCTCTTGACAAGATCGACGCCAGAAATGCCAAGCGCAAACGCGCAGCCGTCAGCAACAAGAACATGGACATGCTGGGCGAAAACGTCGACGTCGTCATCCCAACATCAGACACTGGCtccaggaagaagaagctcaagcccTGGCAGCGCAACTACAAGGATGGGTTTTACGCCGCGTGTCTAGACGAAGTAATCGACATGTCCGGGCCAGAGTATCAACCTCTTACCGCCCTCACCGTTCTCATTGCTCTTCGTCACCGGTCCGCGCTCCGCGAGGCGCTCGAGGGTCGCGACGAAGTGTCCATCATCCCTCTTCTAAAATGGGTGAGCAAATACATTGTTGACCCGCGCTACCTCAGCATTTGCGTCGATGTGTCCTTCCACTTGTACGATCTCTACAGTGAGCACGTTGCCGGAAGCTCAGAACTGGCAGTGTTGTTCCACGCTCTCCTCGGCAAGGTGTCAAGGGCGGCGAGCAAGGCGCAAACCGCCATGGAAGTGGCGGGCATGTTGGAGACCTTGACGTTGGGGAATAACTAG
- a CDS encoding uncharacterized protein (COG:S; EggNog:ENOG503P04J), with amino-acid sequence MQDQRYSTSPGIQDRYSTSPGMQDQRYSTSPGVQDQRCSTSPGMQEQSGYQSSNGYVMSSTDLSRREPSDYSSSSNYGRHSEPSLPTYESHQNQRALPWRDEPDNGSNSYSAAPVPAALIPGIDPNISQEIAVRVNEDSGRRRYNQQAQIETPPRGRTMDVARRYDQDGSPASYNAQPPAHGRSPMTYTAGPSTSSVNVVIKSRAYSPNPPVRDPSPNPPQQHHNPPQQQHTIRRKSVSPRPPSSDSRAMSSVPFGPDSYEVLNPTAAAAAMHDPTAALPDYDAATGKIITHDGREVDPSDHLPMETWAPEPEAKKPTQTSPAPRPTPGGPQPQPVSSTGRRPLRIAAAPRPQSYVAPDSFDSLTPSPPVSNGRNRLQKKPPHRMSISSGFSPSEPVMSGANGLGPGRRNSNVGLDSQPLAPLPPHQDNFNSQRNLPRASTFDYGAGENCHPSMQGTIGRNGPPPPAKIPLALPPSQGYNNSNMSGALQLHSSSAARRGGMDDYDYHDGGYRHQNDGYANGGGVGGGRELSLEEELRSIDIGTGRSSRRHQGYAHQGQW; translated from the coding sequence ATGCAAGATCAGCGGTACTCGACTTCTCCTGGGATCCAAGACCGGTACTCGACCTCGCCTGGGATGCAAGACCAGCGGTACTCGACTTCTCCTGGCGTGCAAGACCAGCGCTGTTCGACCTCGCCTGGAATGCAGGAACAATCGGGATATCAGAGCTCCAATGGCTACGTGATGTCCTCCACCGACTTGTCACGGCGGGAACCGTCGGATTactcgtcttcttccaacTATGGCCGGCATTCCGAGCCTAGCCTTCCCACGTACGAGTCCCATCAGAACCAGAGAGCACTGCCATGGCGAGATGAGCCCGATAATGGGTCAAACAGCTACTCGGCTGCACCAGTGCCTGCTGCGTTGATTCCTGGGATTGATCCAAACATCTCACAGGAGATCGCGGTGCGTGTCAACGAAGACAGTGGTCGTCGACGGTACAACCAACAAGCGCAAATAGAGACACCCCCAAGGGGCAGAACCATGGATGTCGCTCGGAGATACGATCAAGATGGATCACCGGCGAGCTACAACGCTCAGCCTCCTGCTCATGGCAGGAGTCCCATGACTTACACAGCAGGGCCATCGACATCGAGTGTTAACGTAGTGATCAAGTCGCGGGCATActcgcccaacccacccgTTCGTGACCCTAGTCCCAACCCGCCCCAGCAACATCACAACccaccccagcagcaacacacCATCCGCCGCAAATCAGTAAGCCCCAGACCACCATCCTCTGATAGCCGCGCTATGTCCAGCGTTCCTTTCGGCCCCGACAGCTACGAGGTTCTcaaccccaccgccgccgctgctgccatgcACGACCCGACCGCTGCTCTGCCGGACTACGACGCAGCCACTGGCAAGATCATCACACACGATGGTCGCGAAGTTGACCCCTCTGACCATTTGCCCATGGAAACTTGGGCACCTGAACCGGAAGCGAAGAAGCCGACACAGACATCTCCCGCTCCTCGTCCTACACCGGGTGGTCCACAACCGCAGCCCGTATCTTCGACCGGCCGTCGTCCTCTACGCATCGCTGCCGCCCCCCGTCCACAAAGCTACGTCGCACCTGACTCTTTCGATTCCCTCACTCCGTCCCCGCCTGTCTCCAACGGCCGAAATCGCCTCCAAAAGAAACCTCCCCATCGCATGTCCATCTCGTCTGGGTTCTCACCATCAGAACCAGTCATGTCTGGCGCCAATGGTCTTGGTCCCGGAAGGAGGAACAGCAACGTTGGCTTAGACTCTCAGCCTCTTGCTCCCCTGCCTCCTCACCAGGACAACTTTAATTCCCAAAGAAATCTCCCACGAGCCTCAACTTTTGACTATGGCGCCGGGGAGAATTGCCACCCTTCCATGCAGGGGACTATTGGACGGAAtgggcctcctcctccggctaAGATCCCTTTGGCGTTGCCGCCTTCCCAGGGGTATAATAATAGTAATATGAGCGGCGCGCTGCAGTTGCACAGCAGTAGTGCTGCCagacgaggagggatggATGATTATGATTATCATGACGGTGGGTATCGGCATCAAAATGACGGGTATgccaatggtggtggggtgggtggtggaagggagtTGAgcctggaggaggagttgaggtcGATTGATATTGGAACGGGGAGATCGTCGAGGCGCCATCAGGGGTATGCGCATCAGGGGCAGTGGTAA
- a CDS encoding uncharacterized protein (EggNog:ENOG503P6QX; COG:S) — protein MPTDAQIAGGHKANLNNPNTSKESKDNSQKILNNEFNGGDVPKASDTKDKNPGNVAGGLKATMKNPNVSDEAKKSAEERLNNM, from the exons ATGCCTACTGATGCTCAGATCGCCGGCGGCCACAAGGCCAACTtgaacaaccccaacacctccaaggAGTCCAAGGATAACTCCCAAAAAATTCTCAACAACGAGTTCAACGGTGGTGACG TCCCCAAGGCCAGCGacaccaaggacaagaaccCAGGCAACGTTGCCGGTGGTCTCAAGGC GACCATGAAGAACCCTAATGTCTCTGACGAGGCTAAGAAGTCTGCCGAGGAGCGCCTCAACAATATGTAA
- a CDS encoding uncharacterized protein (EggNog:ENOG503P657; COG:S), whose protein sequence is MAASDILLSDNPEPKPPVVNYVLSFLLVGIAWGLTTPFIRAAARSHSPPPHPLLESRSVQSSVVKRKVLGAFFGVMDLLRNPRYAVPLVLNLTGSVWFFLLIGKAELSLTVPIVNTCAFLFTVLGEWWVEGKVISRDTLIGMFLSVGGIALCVQSKNV, encoded by the exons ATGGCTGCCTcagacatcctcctctctgaCAACCCAGAGCCGAAACCTCCGGTGGTCAACTACGTCCTCTCCTTTTTGCTGGTGGGCATAGCGTGGGGGTTGACGACACCCTTCATCCGCGCCGCGGCCcgctcccactcccctccaccccatccgCTGCTCGAGTCACGCTCTGTGCAGTCGAGTGTGGTGAAGCGGAAGGTGCTCGGGGCCTTTTTTGGTGTGATGGACCTGTTGAGGAACCCGAGGTATGCGGTGCCGCTGGTGCTGAACTTGACGGGGAGCGTGTGGTTCTTTTTGTTGATTGGGAAGGCTG AACTGAGCTTGACGGTGCCTATTGTGAATACCTGTGCGTTCTTGTTTACCGTGCTGGGTGAgtggtgggtggaagggaaGGTTATCAGTCGTG ATACCTTGATTGGCATGTTTTTATCCGTGGGGGGAATTGCATTGTGTGTACAGAGCAAGAATGTTTAG
- a CDS encoding uncharacterized protein (EggNog:ENOG503P1NX) has protein sequence MSDGLNEYRTARVAELLSDFRTLQYYIAAAPVNPTDMDDYYTEGWAALRQCALDGQHILNCAADITVPRASGGADEQAKAELKQVLLDAYARRHEGQKIYLRQAAVQRWIEWRDQILMGGRPHSGNQSQLRACDQQLRAELANITDEAIYSELQVSDMTMGRWVDEDPSLRAVQRWVRTRRA, from the exons ATGTCTGACGGAC TCAACGAATACCGCACCGCCCGCGTGGCCGAGTTGCTTTCCGACTTTCGCACTCTTCAGTATTACATTGCTGCTGCCCCGGTCAACCCTACCGACATGGATGACTACTACACGGAGGGATGGGCAGCACTTCGCCAGTGCGCTCTTGATGGCCAGCACATTCTCAACTGCGCTGCCGACATCACAGTCCCCCGCGCGAGTGGTGGTGCGGACGAGCAGGCCAAGGCCGAACTTAAGCA AGTCCTCCTTGACGCCTACGCTCGCCGTCACGAAGGCCAAAAGATCTATCTCCGTCAGGCTGCTGTGCAGCGCTGGATCGAATGGCGGGATCAGATTCTTATGGGTGGCAGGCCTCACTCTGGCAACCAGAGCCAACTCAGGGCCTGCGACCAACAACTGCGTGCT GAGCTCGCAAACATCACCGACGAAGCCATCTACTCGGAGCTTCAGGTCTCCGACATGACCATGGGCCGCTGGGTAGACGAAGACCCAAGCCTCCGCGCTGTGCAGCGGTGGGTTCGGACTCGGAGAGCTTAA
- the SCL1 gene encoding Proteasome subunit YC7alpha/Y8 (protease yscE subunit 7) (COG:O; EggNog:ENOG503NUBK; BUSCO:EOG092645QN; MEROPS:MER0000557) → MAGNAGYDRHITIFSDQGRLYQVEYAFKAITAANIMSIGVRGKDCAVVLSQKKVPDKLIDPSSVTHIFQISPSVGCVMTGSIADARAFSQRAQSEAAEFRYKFGYEMPCDALAKRLANISQVYTQRAYMRPYGLAVTLISLDSEFGPQLFKCDPAGYYIGYKGTAAGPKQQEALNHLEKKLKNRDYADGDWKEVVELAITTLSTVLSMDFKKTEIEIGIVGGPRPDGKEGTYPGFRTLTEDEIDDRLQAIAEKD, encoded by the exons ATGGCGG GCAACGCTGGTTACGACCGACACATTACCATTTTCTCCGACCAAGGAAGACTGTACCAAGTTG AATATGCCTTCAAGGCCATCACAGCCGCCAACATCATGTCCATTGGCGTCAGGGGCAAGGACTGCGCTGTTGTCCTGTCCCAGAAGAAGGTTCCA GACAAGCTCATCGACCCTTCTTCCGTCACACACATCTTCCAGATCTCGCCCTCGGTTGGTTGCGTCATGACCGGCTCCATCGCAGATGCGCGAGCGTTCTCCCAGCGTGCCCAGTCAGAAGCGGCCGAGTTCAGATACAAGTTTGGCTATGAGATGCCATGCGATGCTCTGGCCAAGAGACTTGCCAATATCAGTCAAGTGTACACTCAACGG GCATACATGCGCCCATATGGTCTCGCTGTGACGCTGATCTCCCTCGATTCCGAGTTTGGGCCGCAGTTATTCAAGTGCGACCCCGCCGGTTACTATATCGGTTACAAGGGCACAGCTGCGGGTCCcaagcagcaggaggcgctCAATCATctcgagaagaagctcaagaaccGGGATTATGCGGACGGTGATTGgaaagaggttgttgaactTGCAATCACAACACTGAGCACGGTCCTCAGCATGGACTTCAAGAAGACCGAGATTGAGATTGGTATTGTGGGAGGGCCACGCCCAGACGGCAAGGAAGGCACATACCCTGGGTTCAGGACACTTACAGAGGACGAGATCGACGACAGATTACAGGCTATCGCCGAGAAGGACtga